TGCTTAATTTCTTActaaaaaacttgtttttttctgtattttaaaaatataccaactatggaataataaatttgtagtgTAAAAACTCACTATAACATTAGtgacttaaatagttaatacccaaaattaaatattaacgtttttagAGCAAAAACTCAATATTGATCATTAGTCAAAGAATTTAAAAAGATCAATAGAAAATTGGTaattggtgtataaaaaataaaaataaaatgtctaactTCATTTCAAACAGTTTTTGCTTCAAAAACGACCTACTgtatgaaaatattgttataataaaaccaaaatgataataatataacagttatataaatttttagttAACAGAAGAGGAGAGCATGGAAGATAATAAACATTGCATATTTTCATCTGATGGGTCTATATTGGCTGCGCAACTTCAGCAGCCATTTCCTTCATGTCATCTTTGTGGTAGAAATTTTCGACGTTTAAAAGCATTGGAAATTCATATGGCTTCTGTACACCCACAACCTGCAACTGTTGTTACTGTTAAACAGGACTGTTTGGAAGAGTTTTCTGATCCAGAAGATCTAATGGAAGGCATTCGTCATATGGTACCTGGTGTAGCTGATACTGAATCAGAAACTGATGAAAAGCAACCAATACAAGAccaaatgtaatacaattaataattataaatataatttctacataaactcttgaattttttttagttgggAGTACAAtggtgaaaatattacaaatcatGAAGATCCTATGATTAAACcaaaagaagaaaataattgtttgttaaatGGAAACGATGATAATGGTGAAAACAGTCGAGCGGAACACACTTGGGAAGACGATACCGATGAATTGgaacaaataatgaaaaaaaatatatcaaagaaTCTTGTATGCACTCAATGTAAAAGAAAGTTCAATCATCGTAATTCTCTACTATATCATTTAAGATCGCATTCCGGTAAAAGACCACATAGCTGTAAACTATGTCCTAAGAGTTTTTTTTCCAGCAGTGCTCTtaaggtatttataattatttaattcatataatgacatttttgtattgttatttatatttttaggtacaCAATCGGCTACACACCGGAGATAAGCCATTTGAATGTGAATGGTGTGGACGAAATTTTCGACAGTGGGGTGACCTTAAGTATCATATTGCTTCATTGCACTCTGAATCTAAACAATTTCAATGTGAATTTTGTGGTAAAGACTTTGCTCGTAAATACTCTTTGATTGTGCATCGTCGAATACATACGGGTGAAAAGAATTATGTTTGTGAATTTTGCAAAAAAACTTTCCGTGCGTCATCATATTTGCAAAATCATCGTCGAATTCACACAGGTGTGTATTAAATGtcttatgataatttatagataactgttgtatgtattgtatgttCTAGCTAGCATACTAtactttttcaataatttctctacaaatctaataattataaaatgtgaaacaataaatatttatgtattttaaagcAATAGTACCCCAtttctttttttacttttcattataataggttcaacatttttttacctGACCGTTTGTGTTTCTCATGTGCAATTAGAATGTTGACTTTTAGATTTTTAAGgacattgaaaaattattaaaatttaagaaaaactagAGCGCTATTTAAAAACTGCAATGCCCTAGAACATACAATtggtatttactataatttaatagttgaagttcataatacataatttttattttatattttatattaggtgaAAAACCATATAAATGTGAGACTTGTGGTAAAGCATTCAGAGTACGTTCAGACATGCGTCGACATACTGTAGTACATAGGAAAGATGTTGTAAACTCTGTTCAAATTAATAGTTATGCTGGTCAAGTGAGTGGGATTGTTACATCTTCTGACATGAGTATCCATCTAACTAAATTGGAAGtgaataaagataaaataacagCAGAATCTGATGGAGATGTTAAATTCCATGAAAATTTCTCTCATGATTCCAATCAAATATTAACTGCAGATGAAGTTAGTGCACCTCTTAATCTCAATTTACGAGCTCAAGATAATGGTCACGACGATGAATCAACTAATTTTGAACAGTTTAATGGCCGTCAAGAAATAATTGATCGGGAAACAAATACTTTATACGTTTGGATTCCATCCAATACTGAGCAATTATTACAAAGTGAATGATTTTGGTGAACTTGGAGTCTTGTACGATTTGGTCAACTTCTTAAATCGAAAGACTTATAACTTGTAATATTTCGCTGAATTTTAGTAAACATGGCCACTGAATGCAggtatcaaaaatacaaaaatcatacTCCGCCTTAAAAGATCTTAAGAGTAAGAGTTGTTTATGGCTGCTACTAAGtctgatataaaattattttgatacctcatttgaattacaaaattGCGTTTGATTACTTTTTGTTctgatattaaaatcaaataagaaAACGTTAACAaggtaaattattcaaattgatGACccatataccattataatataagtatagacTTTTGGgtcaataaaagtattatataattaacacaatttttcgagtatttattataaattgaattattgtaCTCTTACTaacaagtttttattaattcaatgattattttaaaacatcttGAATGACGTTTGT
Above is a window of Metopolophium dirhodum isolate CAU chromosome 3, ASM1992520v1, whole genome shotgun sequence DNA encoding:
- the LOC132941082 gene encoding zinc finger protein 345-like yields the protein MDNDILDERSREFLETADQYITEHGHQHVSEENNKQLVSDQHNLPEEFRIDENGELSHHTTGYYDTNDILSGDGSTTLTEDDHRLANELAAELAQQNKSLVDGGHHDTHLMTSYLYSTDFDLNTNSKHSSQTSSHINNQQIISPENLIEVEASESDYHAEIQNNLPHKKRFRKRESTPAPMRSIHSKCYKCKQCGEQFNSQSAVTAHKLVHAPKLKVSGRMPFLCEICDKHFTHQIKFFEHLKCHYEPQQSKVIVVTTDSGTSPHHVNYQNHNVQESTDNNENQYIEETIEDQPELHDLPPLQSYRLTEEESMEDNKHCIFSSDGSILAAQLQQPFPSCHLCGRNFRRLKALEIHMASVHPQPATVVTVKQDCLEEFSDPEDLMEGIRHMVPGVADTESETDEKQPIQDQIWEYNGENITNHEDPMIKPKEENNCLLNGNDDNGENSRAEHTWEDDTDELEQIMKKNISKNLVCTQCKRKFNHRNSLLYHLRSHSGKRPHSCKLCPKSFFSSSALKVHNRLHTGDKPFECEWCGRNFRQWGDLKYHIASLHSESKQFQCEFCGKDFARKYSLIVHRRIHTGEKNYVCEFCKKTFRASSYLQNHRRIHTGEKPYKCETCGKAFRVRSDMRRHTVVHRKDVVNSVQINSYAGQVSGIVTSSDMSIHLTKLEVNKDKITAESDGDVKFHENFSHDSNQILTADEVSAPLNLNLRAQDNGHDDESTNFEQFNGRQEIIDRETNTLYVWIPSNTEQLLQSE